A part of Camelus ferus isolate YT-003-E chromosome 6, BCGSAC_Cfer_1.0, whole genome shotgun sequence genomic DNA contains:
- the LOC102516739 gene encoding LOW QUALITY PROTEIN: olfactory receptor 4K3-like (The sequence of the model RefSeq protein was modified relative to this genomic sequence to represent the inferred CDS: inserted 1 base in 1 codon) codes for MAWNNQSVITEFILXGLSSSWKRQVFNFLFFSGVHAATVLGNLFIVLTIVSEPHLHSPMYFLLGHLSCIDMSLASFATPKMIADFFSEHKAISFEGCITQIFFLHLLGVAEIVLLISMSFDRYVAICKPLRYLTIMSRRTCVGLVTLSWMVGIFHTMSQLAFTVNLPFCGPNEVDSFFFDLPLVIKLACIDTYILGVFMISTSGMIALVCFLLLVISYTFILVTVRQRSSGGSSKALSTCSAHFTAVTLFFGPCIFICVWPFTNFPIDRVLLVFYTIFTPLLNPVIYTLRNKDVKDSMRKLSSRVFKSRKTAHTP; via the exons ATGGCCTGGAATAATCAGTCAGTCATAACTGAATTCATCC CGGGTCTCTCCAGTTCTTGGAAACGCCAGGTCTtcaatttcctgtttttctctggaGTCCATGCAGCCACTGTACTGGGGAACCTCTTCATTGTTCTCACCATTGTGTCAGAGCCACACCTTCACTCCCCCATGTACTTCCTGCTGGGCCATCTCTCCTGCATTGACATGTCTCTGGCCTCCTTTGCCACCCCCAAAATGATTGCAGATTTCTTCAGTGAGCACAAAGCCATCTCGTTTGAAGGCTGCATCACCCAAATATTCTTCCTACATCTCTTAGGGGTTGCTGAGATTGTGCTGCTGATATCCATGTCTTTTGATAGGTACGTGGCTATATGTAAGCCTCTACGTTATTTAACCATCATGAGCCGGAGAACGTGTGTGGGGCTTGTGACTCTTTCCTGGATGGTCGGCATCTTCCACACTATGAGTCAGTTAGCATTCACTGTGAATCTGCCCTTCTGTGGACCCAACGAAGTGGACAGTTTCTTTTTTGATCTCCCCTTGGTGATTAAACTCGCCTGCATAGACACatacattctgggagtgttcatgaTCTCAACCAGTGGCATGATTGCCCTGGTGTGCTTCCTCCTCTTGGTGATCTCCTACACATTCATCCTGGTTACCGTGAGGCAGCGTTCCTCTGGTGGGTCCTCCAAAGCCCTCTCCACATGCAGTGCCCACTTCACTGCTGTGACTCTTTTCTTTGGCCCGTGCATTTTCATCTGTGTGTGGCCTTTCACAAATTTTCCAATAGACAGAGTGCTCTTGGTATTTTATACCATTTTCACTCCCCTCTTGAATCCAGTAATCTATACTCTCAGAAATAAAGACGTCAAGGATTCCATGAGAAAACTTAGCAGCCGTGTCTTTAAGTCTAGGAAGACTGCTCATACCCCTTGA